In Dehalococcoidia bacterium, a genomic segment contains:
- the rny gene encoding ribonuclease Y, giving the protein MEVLRVDAVVVVIAVLAALAIGGLVGFFARGSILGKRLQAVQTEVGKLMEDAQSKKKELLVEAKDEALRIKQAAEQESRERRVEVQRLERRIAQKEENIDRKLESLERRDRGLQTKERELDTLKSDLEEGKKKQLSQLEAIASLTSVEAKDMLLRKVDAEIQQETNRRLWEAEQHIKEESEQKARLIVAEAIERVATDVVSEATTVVVSLPSDDMKGRLIGREGRNIRALENATGVDLIIDDTPEAVTLSGFDPVRREVARLALTKLIQDGRIHPVRIEEMVEKAKKEVEEEMRRAGEQAVYEAGVTGLHPEVVRLLGRLRYRYSYGQNVLQHSVEAALLAGLMAAELGAKVQVAKMAAMLHDLGKALTHEVEGGHAEIGRDIAKKYGIADEVVDAIEAHHHDTEHISVEGFLVNAADAISGARPGARRDSLEHYVKRLQALEEVATSFKGVEKAYAVQAGREVRIMVKPEEIDDVGALKLARDIVKKIEDNLIYPGQIRVTVIRETRAIEYAK; this is encoded by the coding sequence ATGGAGGTATTACGCGTGGACGCCGTGGTTGTCGTAATTGCCGTCCTCGCCGCGCTCGCTATTGGAGGTTTGGTCGGTTTCTTCGCCCGTGGGAGTATCCTGGGCAAGCGGCTCCAGGCTGTGCAGACCGAGGTCGGCAAGCTCATGGAGGATGCCCAGAGCAAGAAGAAGGAGCTCCTCGTTGAGGCTAAGGACGAGGCCTTGCGGATCAAGCAGGCGGCGGAACAGGAAAGCAGGGAACGCCGCGTTGAGGTCCAGCGCCTGGAGCGCCGGATTGCCCAAAAGGAAGAGAACATTGACCGGAAACTCGAATCTCTGGAGCGACGCGATCGAGGGCTGCAAACCAAAGAGCGGGAACTGGATACCCTGAAGTCAGATCTGGAGGAAGGAAAGAAGAAGCAGCTTTCCCAGTTGGAGGCTATCGCCAGCCTGACCAGCGTGGAGGCGAAGGACATGCTGCTCAGGAAGGTGGATGCGGAAATCCAGCAAGAGACGAACCGCAGGCTGTGGGAGGCCGAGCAGCACATCAAGGAGGAGTCAGAGCAGAAAGCCCGGTTGATTGTGGCGGAAGCCATTGAGCGCGTGGCCACGGATGTCGTTTCCGAAGCTACGACTGTGGTGGTGTCCCTGCCCAGCGACGATATGAAAGGGCGACTCATCGGGCGCGAGGGACGCAACATCCGTGCGCTGGAAAACGCCACCGGCGTGGACCTGATCATTGACGACACTCCCGAGGCGGTGACGCTCTCTGGCTTTGATCCCGTTCGCCGGGAAGTTGCCCGCCTGGCTCTGACCAAGCTCATCCAGGATGGGCGCATTCATCCCGTCCGCATCGAGGAGATGGTGGAGAAGGCGAAAAAAGAGGTGGAGGAGGAGATGCGCCGCGCGGGAGAGCAGGCCGTCTATGAGGCCGGCGTCACGGGATTGCACCCTGAAGTGGTGCGGCTGCTGGGCCGGCTCCGCTATCGGTACAGCTATGGTCAGAACGTGCTCCAGCACAGTGTGGAGGCGGCGCTTCTGGCCGGGCTAATGGCGGCGGAACTCGGCGCCAAGGTGCAGGTCGCCAAGATGGCCGCCATGCTTCACGACCTGGGCAAGGCCCTCACGCACGAAGTGGAAGGGGGCCACGCCGAAATCGGGCGTGACATCGCCAAGAAGTACGGCATAGCCGACGAAGTCGTGGACGCCATCGAGGCCCATCACCACGACACCGAGCACATCAGCGTGGAGGGGTTCCTGGTCAACGCCGCTGACGCCATCAGCGGGGCCAGGCCCGGCGCGCGCCGCGACTCCCTGGAGCACTACGTGAAGCGCCTTCAAGCCCTGGAAGAAGTTGCGACGAGCTTCAAGGGCGTGGAGAAGGCCTATGCCGTCCAGGCGGGCCGCGAGGTGCGGATCATGGTGAAGCCGGAGGAGATTGACGACGTGGGCGCACTGAAGCTAGCGCGTGACATCGTCAAGAAGATCGAGGACAACCTCATCTACCCGGGGCAGATCAGGGTGACTGTCATACGGGAGACGAGGGCCATAGAATACGCCAAGTAG
- a CDS encoding redoxin domain-containing protein, which translates to MPEVSVGQVAPDFTLPSHLGDSFTLSSLKGTKSAVLLFYRFDFTGGUTNEVSSFQTERKLFEERNAQIIGLSCDSVATHKAWAAALGGVSYPLLSDFHPKGKVTEAYGLMDPKLGAPFRAVIVVDKNGIVRWKKIYERPSLPDVKDVLAEMAKVS; encoded by the coding sequence ATGCCTGAAGTCAGCGTCGGACAGGTGGCGCCGGACTTTACCCTTCCCAGCCACCTGGGAGACAGCTTTACCCTGAGCAGCCTGAAAGGGACGAAGAGCGCCGTCCTGCTGTTCTACCGCTTCGACTTTACGGGAGGCTGAACCAACGAAGTCTCGTCGTTCCAGACGGAACGCAAGCTGTTCGAGGAGCGGAACGCCCAGATCATTGGTCTGAGCTGCGACAGCGTGGCCACGCACAAGGCGTGGGCCGCTGCGCTTGGAGGTGTTTCTTATCCGCTCCTTTCCGATTTTCACCCAAAGGGCAAGGTCACCGAGGCCTACGGACTGATGGACCCCAAGCTGGGCGCTCCATTCCGCGCCGTGATAGTGGTGGACAAGAACGGGATTGTGCGCTGGAAGAAGATCTATGAACGGCCCAGTCTGCCGGACGTCAAGGATGTCCTGGCGGAGATGGCGAAGGTCTCATAG
- a CDS encoding tRNA (adenine-N1)-methyltransferase, which yields MTDERRTFVEGDLVVFIDHRGRQYMSRLAKAKVLHTHLGMLPHESVIGQEEGARLPTNTGHKLLTLRPTLAEYLLKMERGSQIIYPKDTGAILLAADIYPGARVFEAGTGSGALTLALLRAVGATGRVITYDNREDASRHAARNIEAFLGGVPENLTMRSGDIYQGIEEQGLDRMVLDVPEPWLVVQSATKALRLGGILLCFLPTVLQVHRLVMELNAVPGYEMALTLEVLQRTWHVEQRSMRPDHRMVAHTGFITTARRVQPRAQALLEAPAPGGEAAPPSLAEEPAPDP from the coding sequence ATGACTGACGAGCGACGAACATTCGTGGAGGGCGACCTGGTGGTGTTCATTGACCACAGGGGACGCCAATACATGTCGCGCCTGGCGAAAGCCAAGGTGCTGCACACTCATCTGGGCATGCTGCCCCACGAGTCGGTCATCGGCCAGGAAGAAGGCGCGCGCCTCCCGACCAATACGGGCCACAAGCTGCTGACGCTGCGTCCCACTCTGGCGGAGTACCTGCTGAAGATGGAGCGCGGCAGCCAGATCATCTACCCCAAGGACACGGGCGCAATCCTCCTTGCCGCCGACATCTATCCCGGCGCACGCGTCTTCGAGGCGGGGACCGGATCAGGCGCTCTTACGCTGGCGCTGCTGCGCGCCGTTGGCGCCACGGGCCGCGTCATCACGTATGACAACAGAGAAGACGCGTCCCGACACGCGGCGCGCAACATCGAGGCGTTCCTGGGCGGCGTGCCGGAGAACCTGACGATGCGGTCCGGGGACATCTACCAGGGGATTGAGGAGCAGGGGCTGGACCGCATGGTGCTGGACGTGCCAGAGCCTTGGCTCGTGGTGCAGAGCGCGACAAAGGCGCTGCGGCTGGGCGGCATCCTGCTCTGCTTTCTGCCGACGGTGCTCCAGGTCCACCGCCTGGTGATGGAGCTGAACGCCGTGCCGGGGTACGAGATGGCGCTTACTCTTGAAGTGCTCCAGCGCACGTGGCACGTGGAGCAACGGAGCATGCGACCTGACCATCGGATGGTGGCGCACACCGGATTCATCACCACCGCGCGGCGCGTACAACCGCGGGCGCAGGCCCTGCTTGAGGCTCCCGCTCCCGGCGGGGAGGCCGCCCCACCCTCTCTCGCGGAAGAACCCGCCCCCGATCCCTAA